The sequence GTCTCATAATAGCTCTGTACTCTTCGAGCTATTAAAAGACCAGTACTATGCCGTGTGTTCCCTTTTTTggcttaaaacaatttattttctaacttggGTTCCAAGATATGGTTGATCCATGATGGGTATTCTCATACTGCAGCATTCTACCACTAATTACCATAATCCAAAGTGACTATATATGATAAAGCAAATCATTTTGTCTACAGCTGCTTCAAAGTTTACTGAGGAAGTCAGATTTGAGATAGTTTACATCAGTAGGCTAACAGCTTTGGAATgctgaaagaaaatttaagaccTACAGAATAAATGTGCAGACAGATGTTTTCCTCTAGAGTATGAGCATGAactcttttccattttataattcttttatgtAGAATTCTTGAGAcatatctaaaaaaaatttttttcaatatcttAGCCCCAGAATCAACCTTATCTTTTCAAATACCAGAAGAACTTCTGGCTGCAGAATGCAAAATTCTAATAACACAATTAAAGTACAGttacaaagaaatttttaaatatatacatataattgcttctttaatgcacacacacacacacacacacacacacatacatacagtgtttaaatatttaaattttccatgTTTACCCCATCAGTCCTTTTCAAGTAAACATTGTTCTACTTCAAACTATTTGGCAAAATGAAATATTCTATTAAATAGTTAAGGCTTACCCAGTGAGAAAGATTTCTATCCAAGAAATGTCAAAAAGTTAATTAGTTTATCTCCTCTGCAGCCTATACTTAGTGAAGAATATAccctcccactccctctccaggAACAAAACAGAGCAGCTGAGGACACAAAAGAAGGTAGACGCAGGCCCGTAAATCAACTCCCAAGTGACTTTCTGGGGCTGCCCCAGATCAGGGTAGCCCTCATCCTCCCCTGACCCAGACTAAATGCCTGAGACTGAGGTGGCAATAGAACAcatcaggaagaagacagaaagaaggagCACAGCAGGCAGGATCATTCTTTTCAGTATATTAATTACGGGAGAAATAATTCCGTAGAAAGGACTTCAAGTGTTTAACAATTATATTTTCATCTATGCAATAGTAGTATCAACCTGAAACTGTAATTTTGACGAAGAAATGAGATGGAGGGAAAGTAAGGGCAGAAGGGTATGAAGGAGGCTTGAGCCACTTTGGCCAGTAAAGAATTGAAATAAAAGGAGTCAGTTTCAGAATTTGTTGTATTTTACtatggtaaaatataaataaataaaagggaacagATGATAGAAAAATATGATAGAATCTTTTTGATATTAGCCTGTTTCTCAAGTGTTTTGAATGAACCAAAAATCTTCCCTTTATAGTGCCTATACTGGCCACTCCTTTGTAATGTCACCTAATATAGTTCTGCCTGTTGCCAAGTCAGTAATTCCAAAAGTGAAGTTCACTGATGTGTGCAGGCACTTACTGAAAAGTCAGAGCTCAAAAGCTAaaaaatcggggcttccctggtggcgcagtgcttgagagtccgcctgccgatgcaggggacgcgggttcttgccccggtccgggaagatcccacatgccgcagagcggctgggcccgtgaaaaaaaaaaaaaaaaagctaaaaaatcaCTGCTATCAAGGTGAGGCgtaaagaagaaaagatcagaGGGGATCTAGAGACTGATGAAGGATACTTATTTGAGGGTTAGTAGGGAGAAAATCTCCTGCTCAAGGATATTAACACTAACAAAAGGGAACTTAATTGGTTGAATTATAATAACAGGTAATAGCGGAAAAATAGcagtttgtgacttttaaacctgTGTTTGTAAGCTGCGTAAATAACAGCAATGCCCACAGTTAAACCCCAATGAATTCATCCTTGCTAAATTATACTGGATCATGAGTAACATTTCCAAAGCACTTACTACATGCAAGGTTCTGAGCTAATTGtagtgaaaactttttttttaataatgataaaagcaCAGGACATGGTCCCagcattttgggggtttttttgtgtttttttttttgcggtacgcgggcctctcactgctgtggcccctccgtttgcggagcacaggctccggacacgcaggcccagccgctccgcgacctgtgggatcttcccagaccggggcacgaacccgtgtcccctgcatcggcaggagaactctcaaccactgtgccaccagggaagccctgggtactttttaaaacttactgaACAAGACAGGATCAATTATGCATGAACTGAAAGAGcgaaataaatgagaagaaactAGTACCCTAATTGGAATCATTATGTTTGCCATAGATGTGGACTGGTATGATTTGGGGAAATTTACTCTTTATGCAATGGAAGACTATTCTCTTCACATTTCACCAATGATGTAAATGAAAACAGTATCTTCAACATCACCACCTTAAAATTCTAAAAGTAAAACAGCATACTGCATGTGAAATAGGAGGCTAGATCGAAAAGATTCTCAGTGTCAGAAAAGCAAAGATATCTTTAAGGTAGGTAAGGAGAAAAAGTTAATTCATTTCCTAATCTCTGGAGATTTAAAGAAACACATTGAATGTCttgaagaaaaaagtcaaaaagcacctcagtttcctgggcaaatgcaaataaagaaaaccataacCACAACTACCCAATACCAATCAGGGTGGTGTTCCTTGTGGGCCCTTTCTGAGGATTGGtagaaactgtattttttaatctctgtttttAATGCGTGTCCCAAGATCTTctaaggaagggggtggggcagggagaagagGCAGGCACTGTATAAAAGAAGCTGCCTTgagaattctaaaattcatacaaAAACTTCTTAGGTAAGAAAATTTACCAGATTTGGCACCTGCTGGACCCAGTGATGGACCCAGAAGCAACCACGGTTTACTTGGAATACTTCTATGTTACCAGCCAAAATCCTGATATTGACGAGACCCACTCCCACGTTCCTTATACATCAgtcttccttccagtcttttacACAGTGGTGTTCCTGACTGGAGCGTTGGGGAACGTCATCCTCATGAGTGCATTGCATTTCAGAAGGGGCAGCCGAAGACTGATTGACATTTTTATCATCAACCTGGCTGCCTCTGacttcatcttcatcatcacaTTGCCTCTCTGGGTGGATAAAGAAGCATCTCTAGGactgtggaggacaggctctttcCTGTGCAAAGGCAGCTCCTACATGATCTCAGTCAACATGCACTGCAATGTCTTCTTGCTCACCTGCATGAGTGTTGACCGCTACCTGGCCATCATGTGTCCAGCCGTATCCAGGAAAATCAGAAATAGAGACTGCGCGTATGGAGTCTGTGCCAGTGTCTGGTTTATCTCCTGCCTCCTGGGGTTGCCTACTCTTCTGTCCCGGGAGCTCACCCTGATTGATGGTAAGCCATACTGTGCAGAGAAGAGGGCCACTCCAGTTAAACTGGCTTGGGGCCTGGTGGccttaattttcacattttttgccCCTTTGGTGAGCATTGTGACCTGCTACTGTTGTATCACAAGGAAGCTGTGTGTCCGTTACCAGCAGTCGGGAAAGCACAACAGAAAGCTGAGGAAATCCATAAAGGTCATCTTTATCGTCGTGGCAGCCTTTGTCTTCTCCTGGCTGCCCTTTAATACTTTCAAGCTCCTGGCTATTGTCTCTGGGCTGCAGCAAGACCTCTACTTTCCTTCAACTTTTCTCCAGTGGGGCATGGAGGTGAGTGGGCCCTTGGCCTTTGCCAACAGCGGCATCAGCCCTTTCATTTACTATATCTTTGACAGCTATATCCGCCGAGCCATCGTGCACTGCTTGTGCCCTTGCCTGAAGAAGTATGACTTTGGGAGCAGCACTGAGACCTCAGACCTCACTAAGGCTCTCTCCAACTTCATTCAGGCAGAGGATTTTgccagaaggaggaagaggtCTGTGTCACTCTGAAAGGCACAGTAACATTTCAAGCTCTGTTGGTGGATCGGAGGGTTCATTTGTGTCTGAGACAAGGCAAGAAGAAAAGTATTGCTAGTGGTAATACTGCTTCATGAACACAAGGaagtgttcatttttaaagagaCATCTAGAAAGTCTCTGTGTTCCTGGATGTAATTAGGCCGtatgctgttttgttttggtttttttcttagcTGAGTGGCCTTATTTGACCCTTGCCAATCAAGTTCACCAGGCAAAATACAACTCTTATGTCTGTGAACTCTAAGATAAAGGCTCCTGCTTGGGCCAGTTCCTTCCTGCATGGTTGTTAATGAACATTCAAGCCTTTTCCTCTCTCAGGAACCTAGATCCACACGACCCTTCATACCGAGCTCCAAAGTGGACAACATTTAAAGGATTCTGCCCACTTGTATCTGGTGAGAAATGTGGTGACAATGCAGGtagtaaaaaatgtaatatacCTGTGCTCAGTAATTAATTATTCCTGAGTAATGAAGTGAGGTTCTGGCCTTAATCTTTAAAActttatatggtaattctataccATCTTCCAACATTGTCTTTCACCCTATACCATTCACAATAACTTTGGACTGGCGAAAGCTCACTGGGATAAAATCATTTTGTATTGTGTGTATGATTTGGGACTTTACCATTTGGTCTTCAAGAGTATTTTAACAAGAAAGCATAGGACAAGGtttgacttttattttccttatacgATATGTCGGTTAAAATGTATCTTATTATAATGATGTAGTAACTACTTTTCAATGGGGTTTTACTGTACTCTTTGTTTTCACTGCCTTTACAAGTTAGGATATggctttgttttaatttcatgtttttaattacCTAGTtatctagttataaaataaaagtgcTACTACTACTGTAATTAGAGGTCACCAAATGCTTAGCAACACCCTCGTGCAGAttatcattttgtattttaattaaagtGTTAGTGCTACACATTCCCTGTAGCATCATTTGCTTGGTGTATGTAATTTCATGATTTGATCCAATAACATAGGAAGACAGGATGCTCTGTATTCAGCTGAAGGGAAAAATCCATAACAAAGATGTTACTggtattttacatacattttttgaAACTCAGAGACCTCCTGGACTTCCTTACCTGATAGATATTTACTGAGTCAATTTGTACCTATATTCCTTTTAAAGAATTTGAAGTGGAAAATGTAACTAGCAGCAACCACAAAAGGCTTTGCAGCAGCAAACATACTATTGTAATATATCTTTTGGTTCAAGATAAAATAGGTATGTTTTTGCCCCCACTGTTTACACAAATgaattattgctttatttttaaatattagatttGAAAATCAGAGAAAGCTTAGAATCTTTTCAGAGACTAGGTAATTCAAGTTCATCCTATGTATCTTTCATAttaagagaaatctcaaatattGTGCATCTTCTTATAGTCTATTCAGAAgtttttggttttataaattggtaaatttattactttctcttaaacttttattaaataaaaatataattttgttataaaagTATTCTTctatgttgtattaatttctattaACATATCAATTAATACTGATATTCTAACAGACTTTTAATAAATTatcatagatatagaaaaaaaagactgtgtaAATCATAAGAAATAAAGTTTCTGGGAAAACTTCAAAAGTGAATTCAATATAATTAAATAGATCTCCAAAggttaaataaaagcaaaaatacagaaagtagaagacattcacttttttaaaacaaatcaacaaaagcACTGTAACTAATCACAGAATCAGAGCCTTTGAGAAATGCTACCTTTAAAAAATAGCCCAGTCAATCAGCTAAGGTATttgtgagaaaatgagaaaacctaGGTTATTTGGTTTAGCTTCACCCTCAATGTTGGGACATTGAACAAGTCATTTTAATCTTTCATACCTAGATGTCATTGGTAATATCTATGTCTATAGAATCCTGAAGGATATTGTAAGAGTAATAAATATAAgtgaaaggttttttaaaatattgaataaaaagtTATATGAAACAATTCTGTTTCTATCATTAATTATTGAATGTTACATAAAAGTTTCCAAACTAGATTATCAAATGACACTTAATCattctcatttaacaaatattagaaTCTATCCTACTTCTGTTTCACCCTTTTCATTTTTTCGTTTTAACGTGGAAGAAAAACATACTGTTATACTTTTTAATACTTTAAGTAGATATGCTACTTGTGTGCCTTATGGAGATCTTagcatattttatattcataaggtaccagtgaggaaaggaaaaataggcATAATTTTACAGACGGCATAACTctgacagaaaaaaattcaaaatgtgattAGTGTTATGTTACTATGAGAACTTACCACAGAAAAGCTATCCATTAAAGCCTGGGTGAGAAGTTGTCTGATAACttgtcattaattttaaaattaaggcacacattcacaaacacacatttagtccatttgggccatatggaaagaagaaaactaaccTGATATTCCTGGGAGCCCCACAATTCATCCACTCTAACGAGTCAAAATCACCTCTGAGTGAGAACAACACTTAGTAAGAACAGTCTTAAAGGAAGCTATGTGCGTGACTGAGAGGGGACGATTACTAGGGGtcataagttaatttttaaatagacaCAGAAATGCACAGAATGATGGGAAGTTGAGTAAAAGAAATCTTCCTCTGATTCATCTTGACTCCTCAAATCATTCTCTATTCCCCCAAGAGATCTCAGAAGTGAGAAATGACTTGTCAAATGTGCATGCCACAGAGAACagcgagcctcagttttcctgcaGGGCTCATTCACAAAAGtcaaacaataataaaagaattaCAAATTGATTTCTAAAAGAGCCCCTGGTGTGGCCTGCTAGCAAGAGGATGCCTCCAGCCCCATGAGAGCAGTGCTGTCCAGAGAAAAAGCAGGAACATAATGCGAACTGCCAGAAATGGGTAGTGGGTTTTGCTTCCCACAGAGCTTGTGGGTTGGATTTATCCCTTGTAaatgtcttttcttattttaagttcttttctcTCAGTCAACATTCTTTGCTTTTATCAACTCTATGAATAAGCAGTTATGACAAGACTTTACATATCAGTGTACAGGGAAAAATAGTTCCAGCAACTTGACTTTAAATttcagatgcaaaaatccacctTAGGATTAGTTCCTCTTGTCTCTTGTTAtctttgtcattttcttaatAAAGCTACATTTCCTAAATGTATTTGATAAGTGGGAATTTCATCCTAAGATTGATTAACCTACagcattaaaacaaataaacaaaccaaaaaaaaaccactttaaaTATCCAatgtgccgggcttccctggtggcgcagtggttgagagtctgcctgccgatgcaggggacacgggttcgtgccccggtctgggaagatcccacatgccgcggagcggctaggcccgtgagccatggccactgagcctgcgcatccggagcctgtgctctgcaacgggagaggccacaacagtgagaggcccgcacaccgcaaagaaaaaaaaaaaaaaaaaaaaaaaaaaatccaatgtgCCAAACTGTTAATAAAGTGAAAGTTCTTATGATAAGTTAAATCAAATGTAAACTCACACGAAATGTCCATTTATTAATCTAAAAGTGGAAGGAGGTACTCTGTTCGTTGGCAGACATTATTAAACTAAAAGATTCTTGGCTTATGTATATGAGTACCAAATTTCTAAGATCCAAAGACACTTTAAAATTACAGTGGAACTGTTTCTGGGTTGGCCACATGTGGTTAAGTTGAATTGTGGCTAATTTAGGCAAGTGGCCCATGTAAAGGATATATGATACaatgttcatattatttttataatgctcTGCAGACTGAGTAAAGGGTATCATCAATCTGACATTATTCagtgattttctcattttctaattaAGAAGATTTAATAATTAGCTAGTTTACTGTCACTCCCATATTAACAAGAGTTGGGCTTCATCTATGAGAACTTTATGTTTGTCAACACTGATGggaaatttagaatttttatctGCTAGCCTCTATCAATTCTGATTAGCAAGATTTCATTTCCTTACTACTATTAgttcaaaatgaaatataaaaagttCTTCTTGCTAGAATACTTTATATTTGCAGAAGATATAGGTATTCGTGTGATGTtcttaaatcaaataaaattttatgcatCAAAAATTATGTGTGGCTaaagactatttttaatttttaaaaacttttctgtgGTAGGAAATTTCAGCCAGCAACTCTGCTCTTTTCCTTATAGACATATGTAAAAACTGTCTACTGTAAAACTTTCACAAATTCTTAAATCTGCAAATTGCAGTGTAGCATATAATTTACTCCATATGAATTTCGTAAAGTTTAACCTCCTCAGAGACACTGCATGATgtgtagaaaataaaacagaattgagATGTCAACCCTAGGTGTTTGGCCTGACCTGCTAGTTAAGTCAGTCATTACTCATCCCATCGTAGATGAATGGTTTAATTTTGTGACTCTTATGCCTAGACCAGTGGAGTTCcttgaaaatattcaatatctcAAACATCAAACTGTGAATGCAAAGTGTCTCTTGTACACAATGCACTATGTCAGCCACAAATTTGTTATTATGACTGATGGGTTCCTTATTATAACTGGATTCTGAAGCAGGCGTATTGCAGTCACTCACTCACaaaacttttctctctctctctctctctcccctcccctcgaCCCCgcatctccatctctgtctcttcctttctctgtctcacacacacaaacacaatgtaCAAACACAGCTGATGAGCATCTGTTGACTCTTGTTGCCAATATTCAGTTTAAAGTACTTGATAGAAtgcaataaaggagaaaataaagcaaagaaaaaatatagtagggcttccctggtggtgcggtggttgagagtctgcctgccaatgcaacggacacgggttcaagccctggtccgggaagatcccacatgccacggagcaactgggcccgtgagccacaactactgagcctgcgcgtctggagcctgtgctccgcagcaagagaggccacgacagtgagaggcccgcgcaccgcgatgaagagtggcccccgctcgccacaactagagaaagcttttgcacagaaacgaagacccaacacagccaaaaataaataaataaatttattttaaaaaatatatatatatagtaaatagaaaatacaaaataaaatggcatatataaaaatatcaacaattacaataaaaacataaatggatGAAAATATCCTATTAAAATTGAACAAGTAGCCCATTCCTACAATCAACTACTATATATACGGCACTATTAGGCTCTGGAGGATTTAAAGAGGTAGAAGTAGAATTTGtttcctcatggagtttacaagCCCCGAGTTATTTTTTGAATCAAAGAATGAAGTACTGCCCCCAAGAACAAGTCAAATCACTTTCTTTGATCTTTTCCAATGTTCAGGGAAAAGCCCATATTTGTCCATACACAAGTCACTTCATGTAGCTACCATTTTGATAGGGTTATTTCCTAAATATCGTTGCATTTTCTAAAAGGAATGTACAATGTGTGCCCCCAACACTGGCATCCCcaaatgaaaatacttttattgCCCTTAAAGATTTTTAGGTATAAAAGTGTGTTTTAAACATAAGAACGCAACTGAACAGTAAcagctttaaatttattttcaaacaacTAAAAAGGATATGCAAAGTAGATTACTCTAACCTTGCCCAAAGACTGTGATTTAATGAGATACCCTCTTGCTTACCCTCAGTTTAGACCAAAAGCAAAACTGACAACTCAGGTGGAGAGGTGGTAAACGAGAAACGAAACTTGCCCGTGGTTTcatgtttaaagcaaaaaaaaaaaaaacaaaaaaaaaaaaaccaccagatTCAGAGGAGTTGAAAGTAATGCAATGCAAACTTGACTTGTATGcattaataaaaattagtttaaaattagTAAAGAATTGAAAAAAGTCAATGCAGAACTGCATAATTTACACAATCTTTAGGATTTCAAATTACAGTAACTTCACTTATATAATTCAAACATAGAAAAAATACTGacagtaaatttatgaaaatatttagcaaaataaataatcaaagacggccaaattaaaatttcaaaatattgggcttccctggtggcacagtggttgagagtccacctgccgagcaggggacatgagttcgtgccccagtccaggaagatcccacatgccacggagcggctgggcccgtgagccatggccgctgagcctgcgcgtctggagcctgtgctccgcaacgggagaggccacaacagtgagaggcccgcgtaccacaaaaaaatatatatatatatatatatataattttacctaTTAAATTGGCAAAGATTTAAACATTAAATACTGAAGCTGAGCAGGATAAGAGGTGTGGAGTGTGGGCAAGACTTCTTGGACTATTGATTGAGAATAATTTGATTAACCTTTCTAGAGGATATTTAGAAACATCTTTGAAAAGAAATCCACTTCTAGGATTTTACCCTGGAATGTAATTATGGCCAAGTGCAaagatatacatacatgcattttTACTACAGCATTGTTTGCAAAAGTGACTGGTACATATTAAGAGCTTGATAAGTGATAGTTGAGAAATaactccattttagagatggagaaaataGAATTCAAAGAAATCAAATTTCACATAATTCTTAATGGACTGAACCAAAAATGAAACCTGATTTCAATTAAAACCATTTAGAATTGTCTATGCAATTCCAAAGCTCATGCTTTTTCCACATcaccatattttttttctctgattcccAGGCTGTTTAATAGACTCAACATCACAACCTTCTCTTGGTTTAGTttattctctctatataataATTTCTCAAATTCAaactatatttcttattttttccaatGCAAATATCTCAAATTACCAAACCCTTTGCCTATTCATGACTAACATTGCTTGACGGGGGAGGAAGCCCATTTTAttaacaatactttttttttttttttttgcggtacgcgggcctctcattgttgtggcctctcccgttgtggagcacgggctccggacgcgcaggctcagcgaccatggctcatgggcccagctgctccgcggaatgtgggaccctcccggaccggggcatgaacccgtgtcccctgcatcagcaggcggactgtcaaccactgcgccgccagggaagcccaaaaaatacttttctttttaaaagaaaaacgttTTCTTGTAACATGTTTACCATGATCTCTTAATTGTGACCTATCCGAAATGGCATATTCCATCCAATAGTCACTAAAATCCTTatctagaaaaacaaatatgtgcTCATGTAAGAAATGGacagttatctattttactcCCCCTCACACCCAACCCCACATTAAAGGATAGTAGCACTTATGACTGTGGCTctcacaggaaaatatttttttttcaagagcatATACGTACTAAGTAAGAATCAGAGTCTCATTTTCTCTATCCCTGAAAATTTTTCTAGTCCCTGATTTCTTAGAATATACCCACagcaagaagaaaaagtaaatctaATGCCAAAACTCACACTATAGGCTGTGTGTCTGTGGGCAATGCAGCCTAAACCGGTCCAGAGGTTTAAAGTTTCACCATCTTTCTTATTAAGTGCTATTTGTTATGCCAAGAAGCTGCACTGGTCTGTGTGCAGAAAACATTCAGTAGCCAGTTCTCCTGTCTTTCAGGGACTTTGTTTACACTTTTCAGAGCGCATGTTTGTATAAATGACTTCCTAATTTTAGTAGGGACTCCCAAATGTAGTTTTGAGAAGCACAGGAGTTTTCTCAGATTAGGAACAGTATAAACTGCCCCAAACATAACGTAAAAACTTGATTGAAATTtacattaaataagaaataatatttaccaTCCAGCATTTTTAGGAGGCGGAGTCAAGAATGTTAGGAAGTAAAATGATAACAAGGTTCAAAATGACTGGCCCACaatcaaggagaaaagaaaa is a genomic window of Delphinus delphis chromosome 4, mDelDel1.2, whole genome shotgun sequence containing:
- the GPR15 gene encoding G-protein coupled receptor 15, which encodes MDPEATTVYLEYFYVTSQNPDIDETHSHVPYTSVFLPVFYTVVFLTGALGNVILMSALHFRRGSRRLIDIFIINLAASDFIFIITLPLWVDKEASLGLWRTGSFLCKGSSYMISVNMHCNVFLLTCMSVDRYLAIMCPAVSRKIRNRDCAYGVCASVWFISCLLGLPTLLSRELTLIDGKPYCAEKRATPVKLAWGLVALIFTFFAPLVSIVTCYCCITRKLCVRYQQSGKHNRKLRKSIKVIFIVVAAFVFSWLPFNTFKLLAIVSGLQQDLYFPSTFLQWGMEVSGPLAFANSGISPFIYYIFDSYIRRAIVHCLCPCLKKYDFGSSTETSDLTKALSNFIQAEDFARRRKRSVSL